From Acidimicrobiales bacterium, one genomic window encodes:
- the rsfS gene encoding ribosome silencing factor: MPDPDATDLTVEDLPALVRAAIEGASEIKANDIVVLDVGDMLGVTDHFVIASAPNVRQVRRIAEEVEEQVKKAGGAGPVQIEGMREGMWVLLDFGAFVVHVFHADSRRFYDLERLWSEAPRLRWVDEEALS, translated from the coding sequence GTGCCCGACCCTGACGCCACGGATCTGACAGTCGAAGATCTTCCTGCGTTGGTCCGCGCCGCCATCGAGGGGGCGTCGGAGATCAAGGCCAACGACATCGTCGTTCTCGACGTCGGCGACATGTTGGGCGTGACCGATCACTTCGTCATCGCCAGCGCCCCGAACGTTCGTCAGGTTCGCCGCATCGCCGAAGAGGTCGAAGAGCAGGTGAAGAAGGCAGGCGGGGCCGGCCCGGTGCAGATCGAGGGCATGCGAGAAGGCATGTGGGTGCTGCTCGACTTCGGCGCCTTCGTGGTGCACGTCTTCCACGCCGACAGCCGCCGCTTTTATGACCTCGAACGGCTTTGGAGCGAGGCGCCCAGGCTGCGCTGGGTCGACGAGGAAGCGCTCAGCTAG
- the nudC gene encoding NAD(+) diphosphatase, translating into MAFEPRVTPPDDADPSEAHWIIVRSSRVVVEAGAESLPFGPMPAIQRHRAQHFLGMLDGRPVWAVDLDDEEEPPDWHELLDLRTLYSRVPETQWALAGKAEQIVQWDRTHRFCGRCGEATELHTSDRARVCPSCGLLAYPRLAPAVIVLVEREDGRALLAHGRQFPGRFFSTLAGFVEPGEDLETCVAREIKEEVGIDVDQIRYFGSQPWPFPHSLMIGFTARYAGGELQIQEEEIVEAGWYSYDDLPPCPRGGMSIAGKLIEDWIARSSS; encoded by the coding sequence ATGGCCTTCGAACCAAGAGTGACCCCACCAGACGATGCCGACCCATCTGAGGCGCACTGGATAATCGTCAGGTCGAGCCGTGTGGTGGTGGAAGCCGGGGCCGAGTCATTGCCGTTCGGGCCGATGCCCGCCATCCAACGCCACCGGGCACAACACTTCCTGGGAATGCTCGATGGGCGGCCGGTGTGGGCCGTCGACCTCGACGACGAGGAAGAACCACCCGACTGGCACGAACTGCTCGACCTGAGAACCCTCTATTCGAGGGTGCCCGAAACCCAGTGGGCCCTGGCGGGCAAGGCCGAACAGATCGTTCAATGGGATCGCACCCACCGCTTCTGTGGCCGCTGCGGTGAGGCAACAGAACTGCACACCTCGGACAGGGCCCGCGTGTGCCCGTCTTGCGGGCTACTGGCATACCCGAGGTTGGCGCCGGCGGTCATCGTGCTGGTCGAGCGCGAAGACGGGCGAGCCCTGCTGGCACACGGTCGTCAGTTTCCGGGCAGGTTCTTTTCGACCCTGGCCGGTTTCGTCGAACCCGGCGAAGATCTCGAGACGTGTGTGGCACGAGAGATCAAAGAAGAGGTCGGCATCGATGTCGACCAGATCCGCTACTTCGGAAGCCAGCCGTGGCCGTTCCCGCACTCGTTGATGATCGGGTTCACTGCACGTTATGCGGGCGGCGAGCTTCAGATTCAGGAGGAGGAGATCGTCGAGGCCGGTTGGTACAGCTACGACGACCTGCCGCCGTGCCCTCGAGGTGGCATGTCGATTGCGGGCAAGCTGATCGAGGACTGGATCGCCCGCAGCTCTAGCTGA